A portion of the Paenibacillus marchantiae genome contains these proteins:
- a CDS encoding histidine phosphatase family protein, with protein MKTTFFLVRHALKEKRIGDVPITSEGVVQAKSTAHHLANVPVTKIIASPLQRAIDTAAHIALQTNVTVTEDQRLRERANWGDLPEQTFEEFIAMWDRCTSDPDYLPPVGDSSKQAGQRLAFFLTELTNVEPPDSHIVIVTHGGLITDFLVNTFPELELNVWHPNFIAMQSQLIPECSITTLIHENGKYTIQDFASVAHLK; from the coding sequence ATGAAAACTACATTTTTTCTGGTGAGGCATGCATTAAAAGAAAAGCGCATCGGTGATGTTCCCATCACATCCGAGGGAGTTGTACAAGCTAAGTCGACAGCACATCATTTGGCTAACGTACCTGTCACCAAAATCATTGCAAGCCCACTTCAAAGAGCGATCGACACTGCGGCGCATATTGCTCTCCAAACAAACGTTACGGTGACTGAAGACCAGCGTCTGCGTGAACGCGCCAACTGGGGGGACCTGCCTGAACAAACATTTGAAGAATTCATCGCGATGTGGGACAGATGCACAAGTGATCCAGACTACCTCCCACCTGTGGGTGATTCCTCTAAGCAGGCAGGCCAACGTTTGGCCTTTTTCCTAACGGAATTGACGAATGTAGAGCCACCAGATAGCCATATCGTTATCGTTACTCATGGCGGGTTAATTACGGATTTTCTAGTAAACACATTCCCAGAGCTTGAACTTAACGTCTGGCATCCTAATTTTATCGCCATGCAAAGTCAACTGATTCCCGAATGCTCCATCACCACATTGATTCATGAAAACGGAAAGTACACCATTCAAGATTTTGCATCCGTAGCACATTTGAAATGA
- a CDS encoding AraC family transcriptional regulator: protein MEAKHWTGSLFQEKLRTEDYGPRFYAYYYKQWDNYQMSYHDHDSTEIMYIISGMCRVDVQMQDGSSEQAVLKKGQFILLDAGVPHRLLVEDGVPCRMLNVEFGVSRSQPGQPSIRQLALEEEEVHAFLAQATPYVVLPDPEEVYHIMKSLVLELDQRGLMEQGRSSAPMRIIPPEERSHHRESRDLKSPEQGTLVRTLFIQLLVRVARLRGEFNRSALDQTELYVKRTIEFMHHNMDRNIQMKDIAAAVNLHPGYLHRIFRQQTKRTPTDYLTMLRMEKAKMLLQQTDIPISEISDYVGVGSRQYFHMLFKKYTGRTPVEFRSSMERHVSHYPLE from the coding sequence TTGGAAGCAAAACATTGGACAGGCAGTCTGTTTCAGGAGAAACTGCGCACAGAGGACTATGGACCGCGTTTTTACGCGTATTATTACAAGCAATGGGACAACTACCAGATGTCCTATCACGATCATGATTCCACGGAGATCATGTACATTATTTCGGGAATGTGCCGGGTCGATGTACAGATGCAGGATGGCAGCTCGGAACAGGCAGTATTAAAAAAAGGGCAGTTCATTCTGCTGGACGCAGGGGTTCCACACCGTCTGCTGGTAGAGGATGGCGTCCCGTGCCGCATGCTCAATGTGGAATTTGGAGTTTCCAGATCGCAGCCAGGCCAGCCTTCCATTCGCCAGCTCGCACTGGAAGAGGAGGAAGTCCATGCTTTTCTAGCACAAGCCACGCCTTATGTGGTTTTGCCTGACCCGGAAGAGGTGTACCACATTATGAAAAGCCTAGTGCTGGAGCTGGATCAGCGTGGACTGATGGAGCAGGGTCGATCTTCTGCACCTATGCGGATTATTCCGCCGGAGGAACGCTCGCATCATCGCGAATCCCGTGATCTGAAGTCGCCTGAGCAAGGTACGCTGGTACGCACGTTGTTTATCCAACTGCTGGTTCGGGTCGCAAGACTGCGCGGGGAATTCAACCGAAGTGCGTTGGATCAGACGGAGCTGTACGTGAAACGTACGATTGAATTCATGCATCACAATATGGATCGTAATATTCAAATGAAGGATATCGCAGCAGCAGTGAATCTGCATCCAGGCTATTTGCACCGTATTTTTCGCCAGCAGACGAAGCGCACGCCTACCGATTATCTCACGATGCTCCGAATGGAAAAGGCGAAGATGCTGCTGCAACAGACCGATATTCCAATCTCCGAAATTTCCGATTACGTGGGCGTGGGGAGCAGACAGTATTTTCATATGTTGTTCAAGAAATATACAGGCCGAACTCCGGTTGAATTCCGTTCCTCGATGGAGCGACATGTCAGTCATTATCCACTGGAATAA
- the melA gene encoding alpha-glucosidase/alpha-galactosidase, producing the protein MSFKVAFIGAGSIGFTRGLLRDLLAVPEFNNIEIAFCDISQHNLDMVTELCQRDIRENGLNIQIQPTTDRREALKDAKYVLCTIRVGGLEAFATDVDIPLKYGVDQCVGDTLCAGGIMYGQRGIAEMLDICKDIREQSAPDVLLLNYSNPMAMLTWACNKYGGVRTIGLCHGVQHGHHQIAEAFGLKMNEVDIVCAGINHQTWYIKASHEGKDLTGDLLEAFEKHPEYSRTEKVRIDMLRRFGYYSTESNGHLSEYVPWYRKRPEEIKEWIDLGNWINGETGGYLRVCTEGRNWFETDFPNWMKDEPMQFAPEKRGGEHGSYIIEGLETGRVYRGHFNTVNNGVISNLPDDAIIEAPGYVDRNGISMPYVGDLPLGPAAVCNVSISVQRLAVEAAVHGDDKLLRQAFMMDPLVGAVCNPKEIWQMVDEMLVAQAEWLPQYGDAIAAAEARLAAGNLIPTKEYEGAARLKVKTVEEMQQDRDAANKNAGESDKGKDREKVQQ; encoded by the coding sequence ATGTCGTTTAAAGTGGCATTTATCGGGGCAGGCAGTATCGGATTTACACGGGGGTTGCTGCGGGATTTGCTCGCGGTACCGGAATTCAACAATATAGAGATTGCGTTCTGTGATATTAGTCAGCACAATCTGGACATGGTTACCGAGCTGTGTCAGCGCGATATCCGCGAGAATGGACTGAATATTCAGATTCAGCCGACAACAGACCGGAGAGAAGCGCTCAAGGATGCGAAGTATGTACTGTGTACAATCCGTGTAGGCGGGTTGGAAGCTTTTGCAACCGATGTGGATATTCCGCTCAAATATGGGGTAGATCAATGTGTCGGCGATACGTTGTGTGCAGGTGGGATTATGTACGGACAGCGCGGAATTGCCGAAATGCTCGACATCTGTAAGGATATTCGTGAGCAAAGCGCACCGGATGTGCTGCTCCTCAATTATTCCAACCCGATGGCTATGCTGACATGGGCCTGCAACAAGTATGGCGGTGTTCGCACGATTGGACTATGTCACGGGGTACAGCATGGGCATCATCAGATTGCAGAAGCGTTTGGACTGAAAATGAATGAAGTGGATATCGTATGTGCCGGAATTAATCATCAGACCTGGTACATCAAGGCATCCCATGAAGGTAAAGACCTTACGGGTGATTTGCTCGAAGCCTTCGAGAAACATCCAGAGTATAGCCGTACCGAGAAAGTGCGGATTGATATGTTGCGCCGATTTGGTTATTACAGCACGGAATCGAATGGTCACCTTAGCGAATATGTGCCTTGGTACCGCAAACGTCCGGAAGAGATCAAGGAATGGATTGATCTGGGCAACTGGATTAACGGCGAGACAGGTGGGTATTTGCGTGTGTGTACAGAGGGCAGAAATTGGTTTGAGACTGATTTCCCGAACTGGATGAAGGATGAACCGATGCAATTTGCCCCGGAAAAACGAGGCGGAGAACATGGTTCCTACATTATAGAAGGATTGGAAACGGGACGAGTATACCGCGGACACTTCAATACCGTCAATAACGGTGTGATCTCCAATCTGCCGGATGATGCGATCATTGAAGCACCGGGATATGTGGATCGCAACGGCATTTCGATGCCGTATGTAGGCGACCTGCCACTCGGCCCGGCTGCCGTGTGTAATGTGAGCATTTCCGTTCAACGGCTTGCGGTTGAAGCTGCGGTACATGGTGACGATAAACTATTGCGTCAGGCGTTCATGATGGACCCACTCGTGGGTGCAGTATGTAATCCAAAAGAAATCTGGCAAATGGTCGACGAGATGCTGGTCGCCCAAGCCGAATGGTTGCCGCAATATGGTGATGCGATTGCCGCGGCAGAAGCAAGACTTGCTGCAGGCAACCTGATTCCTACGAAGGAATACGAAGGTGCTGCACGTCTCAAAGTGAAAACCGTTGAGGAGATGCAGCAGGATCGCGATGCCGCCAACAAAAATGCGGGTGAATCGGATAAAGGGAAAGATCGCGAGAAAGTGCAGCAATAG
- a CDS encoding PadR family transcriptional regulator, producing MDEQAINSDLIRGNIDPIILSVLIPKDNYGYSIIKEIYRKSGDRFELKEPTLYSSLKRLEKSGYVESYWGEESQGGRRKYYRITTQGQEAYTQQVHAWHAAKTLIDCMIISGEKGDEGI from the coding sequence ATGGATGAACAAGCGATTAACAGTGACCTCATTCGAGGCAACATTGACCCCATTATTCTGAGTGTACTTATACCGAAGGATAACTACGGCTATAGCATTATTAAGGAAATTTATCGCAAGAGTGGAGACCGGTTTGAATTAAAGGAACCGACACTCTATTCCAGTCTGAAAAGGCTGGAGAAGAGCGGATATGTGGAATCCTACTGGGGGGAAGAGAGCCAGGGAGGACGACGCAAATATTACCGAATTACAACGCAGGGGCAGGAAGCTTATACCCAGCAAGTTCACGCTTGGCACGCAGCCAAAACATTGATTGACTGCATGATTATTTCCGGGGAAAAGGGAGATGAAGGGATATGA
- a CDS encoding permease prefix domain 1-containing protein: MTLEARITRYVNRLFNDAQDTLANQELKEEIHSNLAARIEDYMEQGMDEEQAFQTAIQHVAGMEQIMSDHRRVHRVPYWTAVLQSALIYSLIAWIITIPMRVMVQGATINNLLMIMSVIVGGAYVFYMMKNKNTSTDPEDTAVIRTPVFLQWTRRVWWLWAGLIVVLWGTQAALRFGSNIWYSRPIQVEGPYQFTVIAIAFAIPLLSIIIPLIVQRAYRIVSKYEAGDVI; encoded by the coding sequence ATGACATTGGAAGCTCGCATTACCCGCTATGTGAATCGTCTGTTCAATGATGCGCAGGATACATTGGCCAATCAGGAGTTAAAAGAAGAGATTCACAGTAATCTCGCTGCACGAATTGAAGATTATATGGAGCAGGGTATGGACGAGGAGCAGGCTTTTCAGACTGCCATACAACATGTGGCTGGCATGGAGCAGATCATGAGTGATCATCGCAGGGTGCATCGCGTTCCTTATTGGACTGCGGTGTTGCAGTCTGCCTTGATCTATAGTCTTATCGCCTGGATCATTACCATTCCAATGAGAGTCATGGTCCAGGGCGCAACCATTAACAATTTGCTTATGATCATGAGTGTGATCGTTGGTGGAGCGTATGTATTTTACATGATGAAAAATAAAAATACTTCGACTGATCCAGAGGACACTGCCGTTATTCGTACACCTGTGTTCTTACAATGGACGCGCAGAGTGTGGTGGTTATGGGCAGGGCTCATCGTTGTGTTATGGGGTACACAGGCGGCGCTGCGATTTGGAAGCAACATCTGGTATAGTCGACCGATTCAGGTAGAGGGACCCTATCAATTTACGGTAATCGCAATTGCTTTTGCCATACCTTTATTAAGTATTATTATTCCTTTGATCGTGCAGAGGGCGTATCGGATCGTGAGCAAGTATGAGGCAGGCGATGTCATATGA
- a CDS encoding DUF4825 domain-containing protein produces MTGKNKWIIALVMLGIFGVIVVEGVVNPRIEAKQSQYEAEQQDPLTHDFAALAKYRSAYMGDFSNLSHLNQALPLNGQLNGYQLVPETFTAQINYRMNTSEMKPEELERILVYNAAANFVWIDNLEHVLYSFEDVQYTLSREAAQQWAGTELKTLQEPEEWDTLVRKKLVDPAQVNEAFSQIVDN; encoded by the coding sequence ATGACGGGAAAGAATAAATGGATTATTGCATTGGTCATGCTCGGTATCTTTGGTGTTATTGTGGTTGAGGGCGTCGTTAATCCGAGAATAGAGGCGAAGCAGTCGCAGTATGAAGCAGAGCAGCAAGATCCGTTGACCCATGATTTTGCGGCATTAGCGAAATATCGCAGTGCTTATATGGGAGACTTCTCTAATCTCAGCCATTTGAATCAAGCCTTGCCTCTAAACGGCCAATTGAATGGGTATCAGTTGGTTCCAGAGACATTTACGGCTCAGATTAATTACAGGATGAATACCAGCGAGATGAAGCCCGAAGAGTTGGAACGAATACTTGTATATAATGCTGCTGCCAATTTTGTATGGATTGATAATTTGGAGCATGTGCTTTATTCATTTGAGGATGTTCAATATACTTTGAGCCGTGAAGCCGCCCAGCAATGGGCCGGAACGGAACTGAAAACCCTTCAGGAACCTGAGGAGTGGGATACATTGGTGCGTAAGAAGCTAGTGGATCCCGCGCAAGTGAACGAAGCTTTTTCACAAATTGTTGACAATTAA
- a CDS encoding amino acid ABC transporter substrate-binding protein, which translates to MRKQAIFLLLISICMIVVAGCSSSGSKDEHAIIVGIDDKFAPMGFRDDKNEIVGFDIDYARAAAEKMGKEITFQPIDWSSKESELNSGRIDLIWNGYTITDERKDKVLFTKPYLENSQVAVTLADSPITKLDELDGKNVGLQALSSAADALAASPLKDKVNASEFPDNVLALTDLKTKRLDAVIIDEVVARYYMSKEEGTFKLLDESLAPEQYGIGVKKGNEELLNQLQKALDELNADGTAAEISTKWFGEDEVLK; encoded by the coding sequence ATGAGAAAACAAGCGATATTTCTATTATTGATCAGCATATGCATGATTGTTGTTGCGGGATGTTCCAGCTCGGGAAGCAAAGATGAACATGCCATTATTGTGGGGATAGATGATAAATTTGCTCCAATGGGCTTCCGGGATGACAAGAATGAAATTGTTGGTTTTGATATTGACTATGCAAGAGCGGCAGCGGAGAAAATGGGTAAAGAAATTACGTTTCAGCCCATTGATTGGTCTTCCAAAGAATCGGAGCTGAACAGCGGCCGAATCGACCTGATCTGGAACGGGTACACGATTACGGATGAGCGGAAAGATAAAGTGCTGTTCACGAAGCCGTATCTGGAGAACAGCCAGGTTGCAGTCACACTCGCGGACTCACCGATTACGAAGCTGGATGAACTGGATGGCAAAAATGTAGGATTGCAGGCCTTGTCCTCTGCGGCAGATGCACTCGCGGCAAGTCCTCTGAAGGATAAAGTGAATGCTTCCGAATTCCCGGACAACGTACTGGCCCTTACCGATCTCAAGACGAAACGTTTGGATGCTGTCATCATCGACGAAGTGGTCGCGAGATATTACATGTCCAAGGAAGAGGGAACGTTCAAACTGCTGGATGAATCCCTTGCTCCGGAACAATACGGCATTGGTGTGAAAAAAGGCAATGAAGAACTGCTGAATCAGCTGCAAAAAGCGTTGGATGAGCTGAATGCCGATGGCACAGCAGCCGAGATTTCCACCAAATGGTTTGGTGAAGATGAAGTTTTGAAATAG
- a CDS encoding amino acid ABC transporter permease produces the protein MSWEYLLGIMKPMLEGAQTTIFLFLLAIIVSVPLGFGVTLLMKSRFKPLAWIAHTYVYVMRGTPLMLQLLFFCFGLPLLPGVGEYLVFDRFTAAALAFILNYGAYFAEIFRGGLLSIDKGQHEAAQVLGLSKWQTMTKVIIPQMIRVVLPATANESITLIKDTALLYAVAVPELLHYAQAAVNRDFRLTPFLVAGIIYLLLTMVLTLFFKALEKRYTFE, from the coding sequence ATGAGCTGGGAGTATTTATTGGGCATCATGAAGCCCATGCTTGAAGGGGCACAGACCACGATCTTTTTATTTTTGCTGGCTATTATAGTGTCTGTACCACTTGGATTTGGAGTAACCTTATTGATGAAAAGCCGATTCAAGCCGTTGGCATGGATCGCTCATACGTACGTATATGTGATGCGAGGAACGCCGCTGATGCTTCAGCTGTTGTTCTTTTGCTTCGGTCTGCCGCTGCTTCCAGGCGTAGGGGAGTATCTTGTATTTGACCGTTTCACGGCGGCAGCACTAGCTTTTATTTTGAATTATGGTGCCTATTTTGCCGAGATTTTCAGAGGTGGATTGCTCTCGATTGATAAAGGACAACATGAAGCCGCACAGGTACTGGGCCTAAGCAAATGGCAGACGATGACGAAAGTCATCATCCCGCAGATGATCCGGGTTGTACTGCCTGCGACGGCGAACGAGTCCATTACGTTAATTAAAGATACGGCGTTGCTGTATGCAGTTGCCGTACCCGAGTTGCTCCATTATGCACAGGCCGCAGTAAACCGGGATTTCCGTCTGACGCCGTTCCTGGTTGCAGGTATTATTTATTTGTTGCTGACCATGGTACTCACCTTGTTCTTCAAGGCACTGGAGAAACGTTATACATTTGAGTAA
- a CDS encoding amino acid ABC transporter ATP-binding protein gives MTHIIEVNQLRKSFGTLDVLKQVTFNVEPGEVIAVIGPSGSGKSTMLRSLIHLEDISGGTIRIQGQALAENGSYAGAADIRKITDRMGMVFQHFNLFPHLTVQANLELAPKTLKKESSAIIRQRSLELLGKVGLSDKADAYPANLSGGQKQRVAIARALMMQPDILLFDEPTSALDPELTGEVLRVIKQLAQENMTMMIVTHEMSFARDVADRVFFMDNGEIAESGPPEQIFGNAKMERTRTFLQRVEVEG, from the coding sequence ATGACACATATTATAGAAGTGAATCAATTAAGAAAATCATTCGGCACACTTGATGTGCTGAAGCAGGTAACGTTCAACGTGGAGCCGGGTGAGGTCATTGCCGTGATTGGACCTTCCGGTTCGGGTAAAAGTACGATGCTGCGCAGCCTGATTCATCTTGAGGATATTTCGGGTGGCACCATTCGTATCCAAGGCCAGGCGCTGGCTGAGAACGGATCGTATGCAGGTGCCGCGGATATTCGAAAGATTACGGATCGCATGGGCATGGTCTTTCAGCATTTCAACCTGTTTCCGCATCTGACGGTACAGGCGAATCTGGAACTGGCACCGAAGACGTTGAAAAAAGAAAGCTCAGCGATCATCCGGCAGCGCAGTTTGGAATTGCTCGGTAAAGTAGGGCTGTCTGACAAGGCGGATGCTTATCCCGCTAACCTGTCCGGTGGACAGAAACAGCGCGTAGCGATTGCCCGCGCACTTATGATGCAGCCCGATATTCTGCTGTTCGACGAGCCGACCTCGGCACTCGATCCCGAGCTGACGGGGGAAGTGCTGCGTGTCATCAAGCAGTTGGCACAGGAGAATATGACGATGATGATCGTCACCCATGAGATGAGCTTTGCCCGCGATGTCGCGGATCGCGTCTTCTTCATGGATAACGGTGAAATCGCCGAGTCGGGTCCACCGGAGCAGATCTTCGGCAATGCCAAGATGGAGCGCACGCGTACGTTTTTGCAGCGGGTGGAAGTGGAAGGGTAG
- a CDS encoding DUF4190 domain-containing protein, translated as MDQRHNDVDRYYSDPLPPPPYVVPKTNSKSIAALVLGILSLTIPYLGFFIGIVAIIFASLALKELRIRMEQGKGLAIAGLVCGIIGTALYAILIILVLLFTFLVSTNITSTY; from the coding sequence TTGGATCAACGTCACAATGATGTGGATCGTTATTATAGCGATCCGCTTCCGCCACCACCTTATGTAGTACCAAAAACCAATAGCAAGTCTATCGCAGCTCTTGTCTTGGGGATTTTGTCGCTCACCATACCATACTTGGGATTTTTTATTGGTATCGTAGCTATCATATTTGCGTCTCTGGCACTGAAAGAACTCAGAATTCGTATGGAACAGGGGAAAGGGTTGGCCATTGCGGGTCTTGTCTGTGGGATTATTGGGACGGCTCTCTATGCTATTCTCATTATACTTGTACTGCTATTTACTTTTTTGGTAAGTACCAATATTACTTCTACATACTAA
- a CDS encoding YhgE/Pip domain-containing protein yields the protein MKSFTVFGQDLKSAFKKPKVFIPILVVLFIPVLYSGLFLNAFWDPYGKMNELPVAVVNTDQGATYNDKSLEVGQNLVDELKKSDDFNWQFVTREEAEKGMEDNTYYMTIVIPEDFSAKATTLMDDHPEPAELIYEPNEGYNFLAGQIGGTAVKQIKSKVSAKVTESYTETLLDQVEKISSGLADAGDGAGQINEGAVKLDEGASKLKENLSKLADGTNKLETGITPLKEGTNTLAQGIDELHTGASSLSNGLSRLAAAGAKLGDGAAQAEAGGKKLQAGIQSAQEGVAKLDAGLAATEEGSAKLTAGLQTSVGGSGKVSEGAKAVAQGLAQLAEASPELAANPAVQQLLAASQAVAAGSEQVYQGGQQLLEGSQNLQAAQQQLHQGSSQLVQGEQQLLEGATQLSAGQVQLATGLQQFNAKLSEAAAGGAKLSEGSSQLNAGAGKLVDGLDQLSEGITTIADGSRKLDDGAGDLKEGTSKLTDGSGELATKLNDAADQTGSVKKTDELVTMYAEPVQVDEHKHNEVPNYGTGFSPYFLSLGLFVGALIATLVVPTRSSSVTDASGWNRFVSRTLAFTIMSAMQSLLASWLVLSGLGLEVQSVPLFLLFSFVTSLTFMYIIQALVTWLENPGRFLAILMLIFQLTTSAGTFPLELIPNWLKGFNPWLPMTYSVTGYKAVISSGQFGVAWDQIGILCIFAVIGLAATFTYFIMHRTSKVEEVNSEAVLHV from the coding sequence ATGAAATCATTCACTGTATTTGGGCAGGATTTGAAATCTGCCTTCAAGAAACCAAAAGTATTTATTCCGATTCTCGTGGTGCTGTTCATTCCGGTACTGTATAGCGGTCTGTTCCTCAATGCGTTCTGGGACCCTTACGGCAAAATGAATGAACTGCCTGTCGCCGTGGTCAACACGGATCAGGGGGCAACCTACAATGACAAATCGCTGGAAGTCGGACAGAATCTGGTCGATGAATTGAAAAAAAGTGACGACTTCAACTGGCAATTTGTAACCCGAGAAGAAGCCGAGAAAGGCATGGAAGACAACACGTATTATATGACGATTGTTATTCCAGAAGATTTTTCTGCAAAAGCAACCACTCTGATGGATGACCATCCCGAGCCGGCAGAGCTGATCTATGAACCCAATGAAGGATACAACTTCCTTGCGGGTCAGATTGGCGGGACAGCGGTCAAACAGATCAAATCCAAAGTCTCGGCCAAAGTGACGGAATCGTATACCGAAACGTTACTCGACCAGGTGGAGAAGATCTCTAGCGGTTTGGCGGATGCCGGAGATGGCGCAGGTCAGATTAACGAGGGTGCGGTTAAGCTGGATGAAGGTGCCTCCAAGTTGAAAGAGAACCTATCCAAACTGGCCGATGGAACCAACAAACTCGAAACAGGCATTACCCCGTTAAAAGAAGGCACGAACACCTTAGCTCAGGGTATTGATGAGCTTCATACAGGAGCCAGCTCCCTTTCCAATGGCTTGTCCCGATTGGCGGCAGCAGGTGCGAAGCTTGGTGACGGAGCAGCACAGGCTGAAGCTGGCGGCAAAAAGTTACAGGCTGGGATTCAATCTGCTCAGGAAGGAGTCGCAAAATTGGATGCTGGACTGGCTGCAACCGAGGAAGGCAGCGCCAAGCTGACCGCTGGATTGCAGACTTCAGTCGGAGGCAGTGGCAAAGTAAGTGAAGGTGCCAAGGCCGTTGCGCAAGGTCTTGCTCAATTAGCTGAAGCCAGTCCAGAGTTAGCTGCTAACCCGGCTGTACAGCAACTCCTGGCAGCAAGCCAGGCTGTTGCCGCTGGTAGTGAACAGGTATATCAAGGTGGACAGCAATTGCTCGAAGGCAGCCAAAACCTGCAAGCTGCTCAACAGCAGCTGCACCAAGGCAGCAGCCAGTTAGTGCAGGGTGAGCAGCAGCTTCTAGAAGGAGCAACGCAATTGTCCGCTGGGCAGGTGCAGCTTGCGACTGGCCTCCAGCAGTTCAACGCCAAGTTGTCTGAGGCTGCCGCTGGCGGAGCCAAACTTTCAGAGGGTTCGAGTCAATTAAACGCAGGTGCAGGAAAACTGGTTGATGGATTGGACCAACTTTCAGAGGGAATCACTACCATTGCAGACGGTTCCCGCAAGCTGGATGATGGCGCTGGAGATTTAAAAGAAGGTACCTCCAAATTGACCGACGGCTCTGGTGAGCTTGCCACCAAACTGAATGATGCCGCCGATCAAACGGGTAGTGTGAAAAAGACGGATGAACTCGTAACGATGTACGCAGAGCCCGTTCAGGTGGATGAACATAAACATAATGAAGTGCCCAACTATGGTACAGGATTCTCACCATACTTCCTGTCATTGGGACTGTTTGTCGGGGCGTTGATTGCAACGCTGGTTGTACCAACACGCAGCAGCTCGGTTACCGATGCGAGTGGCTGGAATCGTTTTGTGAGCAGAACGCTGGCTTTCACGATCATGAGTGCCATGCAGTCCTTGCTCGCTTCCTGGCTTGTCTTGTCCGGCTTGGGCCTGGAAGTTCAAAGCGTGCCTTTGTTCCTTTTATTCAGTTTCGTTACCAGCCTGACCTTCATGTATATCATTCAGGCTCTGGTTACTTGGTTGGAGAATCCCGGCCGCTTCCTGGCGATCCTCATGTTAATCTTCCAACTGACCACCAGTGCGGGTACATTCCCATTGGAGCTCATTCCGAATTGGCTGAAAGGTTTCAATCCATGGCTGCCAATGACCTATTCGGTCACCGGGTATAAAGCTGTTATTTCGAGTGGACAGTTCGGTGTGGCATGGGATCAGATCGGTATTCTGTGCATCTTTGCTGTGATTGGCCTGGCAGCTACCTTTACCTATTTCATAATGCATCGTACGAGTAAAGTCGAAGAAGTAAATAGTGAGGCAGTGCTTCACGTATAA
- a CDS encoding TetR/AcrR family transcriptional regulator, producing MKTIDRRQQVMDSAEKSFALFGYKATTMEQVARLANVGKGTIYTFFENKEELFGEILHSIIADMKRITEQTVQDDKPFLENVHQSMDALLEYREEHELLIKLFQEVNEFGTPQAKEGLQKVETAILEYLERQIQRAMELEQIREDDPRLVSFVLLKLYVTLTSDWNKAHPSLHKDQIKDFVGLFLKSGLSPT from the coding sequence ATGAAAACCATCGATCGAAGACAGCAAGTCATGGACTCTGCTGAGAAATCATTCGCGCTGTTTGGATACAAAGCCACCACAATGGAGCAAGTTGCGAGACTGGCCAATGTGGGCAAAGGTACGATCTATACTTTTTTCGAAAACAAGGAAGAACTGTTCGGAGAGATCCTCCACTCGATCATTGCTGATATGAAGCGAATTACGGAACAAACTGTTCAAGACGACAAACCATTTCTTGAGAACGTACACCAGAGCATGGACGCTTTGCTGGAGTATAGAGAGGAACATGAGCTGTTAATCAAGCTGTTTCAGGAGGTAAACGAGTTCGGCACGCCTCAGGCAAAGGAAGGTCTGCAAAAAGTAGAAACCGCCATTCTCGAATATCTGGAACGCCAAATTCAGCGCGCCATGGAACTAGAGCAGATTCGTGAAGACGATCCAAGGCTGGTCTCTTTTGTCCTGTTGAAGCTGTACGTCACCTTAACATCCGATTGGAACAAAGCGCATCCTTCGCTGCATAAGGATCAGATCAAGGATTTCGTGGGCCTCTTTCTCAAAAGTGGATTATCCCCTACATAA
- a CDS encoding tautomerase family protein produces MPEITIRLYEGRTDEQKQEIVEVFTRELSRIIDREPDYISVEFNEIPWDENVPDNLKAMQSQKQGGEKT; encoded by the coding sequence ATGCCAGAAATTACGATCAGGCTGTATGAAGGCAGGACGGATGAGCAAAAGCAGGAGATAGTGGAGGTGTTCACACGCGAGCTCTCGCGTATTATCGACCGTGAGCCGGATTACATTTCCGTTGAATTCAATGAAATTCCATGGGACGAGAACGTTCCTGATAATTTGAAAGCCATGCAATCACAGAAGCAAGGAGGGGAGAAGACGTGA